From a single Stigmatopora nigra isolate UIUO_SnigA chromosome 21, RoL_Snig_1.1, whole genome shotgun sequence genomic region:
- the cyp51 gene encoding lanosterol 14-alpha demethylase produces MSMHLYQMSTRLLEDTVGKMNENLPSLILAVTTIILTMGYFYSKILLRRTSDKSVKYPPYISSYVPFLGHAVAFGKSPIDFLENAYEKYGPVFSFTMVGKTFTYLLGSDAATLLFNSKNEDLNAEDVYSRLTTPVFGKGVAYDVANPIFLEQKKMLKTGLNIARFKEHVKIIEQETMEYFQRWGDSGQRNLFEALSELIILTASSCLHGQEIRDLLDEHVAQLYADLDGGFSHAAWLLPGWLPLPSFRKRDRAHREIKNIFFKVIQKRRRSGEKVDDILQTLVDATYKDGRPLSDDEISGLLIGLLLAGQHTSSTTSAWLGFFLARDKAVQEHCYAEQKAVCGDTLPPLHLDQLKELNLLERCLKETLRLRPPIMTMMRMARSTQTASGYTIPAGHQVCVSPTVNHRLRDTWQERMSFDPERYLHDNPAAGEKFAYVPFGAGRHRCIGENFAYVQIKTIWSTMLRLYEFDLVDGYFPTVNYTTMIHTPNNPIIAYKRRKP; encoded by the exons ATGTCCATGCATTTGTATCAAATGAGCACCAGGCTGCTCGAAGACACCGTTGGCAAAATGAACGAGAACCTCCCTTCCTTGATCCTGGCCGTTACTACTATCATTCTCACAATGGGATACTTTTACAGCAAAATACTTCTCAGACGAACTTCTGACAAAAGTGTG AAATACCCACCTTACATCTCTTCCTATGTCCCCTTTTTGGGTCATGCTGTTGCATTTGGCAAAAGTCCTattgattttttggagaatgCCTATGAAAAA TACGGACCCGTTTTCAGCTTTACAATGGTTGGTAAAACCTTCACGTACCTTCTGGGAAGCGACGCCGCCACGTTGCTCTTCAACAGCAAGAACGAGGACCTAAATGCAGAAGACGTCTACTCCCGACTCACTACTCCAGTCTTCGGCAAAGGCGTCGCCTACGACGTAGCCAACCCA ATATTTCTGGAACAAAAGAAGATGCTGAAGACAGGCCTAAACATCGCCCGATTTAAAGAACATGTCAAAATCATCGAGCAGGAGACCATGGAGTATTTTCAGAGATGGGGAGACAGCGGCCAGAGAA ATCTCTTTGAAGCATTATCCGAGCTCATCATCCTGACAGCCAGCAGTTGCCTTCACGGCCAGGAGATCCGCGACCTCCTGGACGAGCACGTGGCTCAGCTCTACGCCGACCTGGATGGAGGTTTCAGTCACGCCGCTTGGCTCCTTCCTGGATGGCTGCCACTACCCAGCTTCAG aAAGCGGGATCGAGCTCACCGGGAGATCAAGAACATCTTCTTCAAGGTGATCCAGAAGCGAAGACGCTCCGGGGAGAAAGTAGATGACATCCTGCAGACGCTGGTGGACGCCACTTACaa GGACGGACGTCCACTATCAGACGACGAGATCTCCGGCCTCCTCATTGGCCTCCTACTGGCCGGTCAGCATACGTCGTCCACCACCAGTGCCTGGTTGGGCTTCTTCCTGGCCAGAGATAAAGCCGTGCAGGAGCACTGCTACGCCGAGCAGAAGGCCGTATGCGGTGATACCCTACCGCCCCTCCACCTCGACCAG TTGAAGGAGCTGAACCTATTGGAGCGCTGCTTGAAGGAAACCCTGAGATTACGCCCGCCTATCATGACCATGATGAGGATGGCCCGATCTACTCAG ACGGCATCAGGTTACACCATACCCGCGGGACACCAAGTGTGCGTCTCGCCGACTGTCAACCACCGTCTGCGGGACACGTGGCAAGAGAGGATGAGCTTCGACCCAGAACGCTACCTTCATGATAACCCCGCCGCCGGAGAGAAGTTTGCCTATGTGCCCTTTGGAGCAG GACGACATCGCTGTATCGGTGAGAATTTTGCCTACGTACAGATCAAAACCATCTGGTCCACGATGTTGCGTCTGTACGAATTCGACCTGGTGGACGGTTACTTTCCAACTGTGAACTACACCACGATGATACACACCCCTAACAATCCCATCATTGCATACAAGAGAAGAAAACCTTGA